The following coding sequences lie in one Leucoraja erinacea ecotype New England chromosome 20, Leri_hhj_1, whole genome shotgun sequence genomic window:
- the LOC129707025 gene encoding Golgi apparatus membrane protein TVP23 homolog A-like isoform X1 — protein MNLHVFGMWEETEGHGGNPRSHRKNKQTLQRAPKVRIETPIFGAVRQQLYQLQRKCRHPLATFFHLFFRVSAIIAYLFCDWFSRSFVACFVTILILLSCDFWSVKNVTGRLLVGLRWWNQIDEDGKSHWLFEARKTTAKNRATSIEAEAQIFWLGLIVCPLIWTVFLFSTLFSLKLKWLALVIAGLSLQAANLYGYIRCKLGGSKNITRAASTYLGQQLFQRSDIVFGEL, from the exons atgaacctgcacgtctttgggatgtgggaggaaactgaaggacatggaggaaacccacgcagtcacaggaagaataagCAAACtctacagagagcacccaaggtcaggatcgaaaccccgatctttggagctgtgaggcagcagctgtaccagctacagagaaagtgcag GCATCCACTGGCTAcattttttcatctcttttttcgTGTAAGTGCCATCATTGCTTACCTCTTCTGTGACTGGTTTAGCAGAAGCTTTGTTGCCTGCTTTGTGACAATActcatcctcttgtcctgcgatTTCTGGTCAGTAAAG AATGTAACGGGAAGGCTTTTGGTTGGCTTGCGTTGGTGGAATCAGATTGATGAAGATGGAAAAAGCCATTGGCTTTTTGAAGCTAGAAAG ACTACTGCAAAGAATAGAGCTACCTCTATTGAAGCAGAGGCTCAGATTTTCTGGCTTGGGCTAATTGTCTGTCCCCTAATTTGGACAGTCTTTCTTTTCAGTACTTTGTTTTCCCTGAAACTTAAGTGGCTG GCCTTGGTAATAGCAGGGCTTTCCTTGCAAGCAGCTAATCTGTATGGGTATATCCGCTGCAAGCTTGGAGGCAGCAAGAACATCACAAGAGCAGCTTCAACGTATCTAGGTCAACAACTCTTTCAGAGG TCGGACATCGTATTTGGAGAGCTGTAA